DNA from Leptolyngbya iicbica LK:
TTCACGCGGCCCACCCCCAGGGACTCAACGCGCCTATCTTGGGCGACACGCTCTACGGTGCCCCAGACCAGACTGATCGTCTGCATCTCCATGCCAAAGCGCTGCAGTTTCAGCATCCCGTTACGGCTGAGCGGGTGGCATTGACTTCTCCAGTGCCGTTTTAGGGCAACGGTTCCTCAAGCTCGCGCACCACTCCAAAAAATGAAAAATCGTCTGTCTCTACGGCAGAGGCACCCGGTCCCTTAGTTGCGATCTCAGGGTACCGAGTTATCCAACAGGGACCGGGTGCCTGGGACGCACCACTCCAAACGATGAAAAGGGGGGATATCACTGGGACTGAGGGGCCCGGTCCCTGGTGGAATACCCAAAAATTTGAAGTCTGGACCGAGGGACCGGGACCCTGACGGACTGTTTTTTGTAGAGCAACCGCGCATTATTTTGCGGGCACGACTTGCCCAGTCTCGGTCTATGCTGCTTAGAGTCAAGTTATTCAGCGTCTGTGAGTATGGTTGGTCGGCTGCTGTGCATTAGTAATGGTCATGGGGAAGATGCGATCGCGCTTCGCATCCTTTCTGAGTTGCGATCGCGCCATCCAACCGTGGACCTTGCCGCCCTCCCTCTGGTCGGCGAGGGGACGTCATTTCAAAAGCAGCAAATCCCCCTCATTGCCGCCACTAAAACGTTGCCCTCTGGCGGCTTCATATATATGGATAGTCGCCAACTGGCGCGCGACCTAAAAGGGGGGTTGGTGCAGCTCACCTTGAGGCAGCTCAAAGCGTTGAAACAGTGGGCCAGGGAGGAGGGAACTGTGCTGGCGGTGGGGGACGTGATTCCTGCGGCCTTTGCCTGGTGGAGCGGGTTGCCCTACGCCGTCATCGGCACGGCCAAGTCGGCTTATTATCTGCGAGATGAGCAAGGGCCACTGGCGGACTTGCCCTGGTATGCCGGGTGGGCGGGTTCGATGTATTTGCCGTGGGAGCGCTGGCTGATGAGTCGCGATCGCTGTCGGGCGGCGATCGTCCGCGATGAGTTGACTCGGGTAGAGTTGCAACAACTCGGGGTGCCCCAAGTCTTTGCCGGGAATCCGATGATGGATGGCCTGGCTGCCACTCCCCAACTAGTAGCGCTGCAACCGGAGAACCCGGAAAGCTTGACGGTGGCCTTGCTGCCAGGGTCGCGATCGCCCGAGGCCTATGACAACTGGCAAATTATCGTCACAGCGATGGATAGCGTATTGCGGCAGTTTGCTCCCCGTGCCATCCAGTTTTTGGGGGCGATCGCGCCTGCTCTCGATTTAACCCCATTGCGCTCAGCGTTAGCCGCCGCTCACTGGCAACCCGATCCCCAGCATCCCGAGACCCAATTCACCCAAGCGAACGGTCGAGTCATTTTGACCCAAACCGCCTATGCCGACTGTTTGCAGGCGGCGGATGCCGCGATCGCCATGGCCGGTACCGCCACTGAACAGTTTGTCGGCTTGGGCAAACCTGCCTTCATCACTCCGGGGGCTGGCCCCCAATTCAATCCCACTTTTGCCCAGCTACAAACCCGCTTACTCGGGCCGTCCGTGATTTTGGTGCCCTGTGCGGCAGATATCGGCAGCGCCCTGGCTGACGTTTTGGCTGATCGCGATCGCCTCGACACGATTCGCCACAATGGTCAACGCCGCATGGGGCCACCGGGAGCCGCCGCCGCGATCGCGCAAAGGCTGGCTGAGCAACTACTGCAACTGCCAGAGCCATCCACTGAGGCCACGGTTGCACCCACCGGCCCAGAGTCTGCTGAGGTATGAGTCTTTAACTAAGTGTGGACAGCCGTCTCGGCTGTTCAAGGGTAGGCAAAATTCTGCCGGACAAGACTGGCGTTTCATAAAACCCTGATTTCTTGGGCAGATGTGGGGATGGCGCGATCGCTAGTGAGCTGCCGCATCTGCGTTTATGCTGGCTACAGCAAAGTGATGGGCTGTCGCCATTCCTCCCTTTTCTGAGAGTCAGTATCATGCGTGTTGTCGTTCAGCGAGTGCAGTCCTCTAGTGTTTCGGTTGCCGGTGAAATTGTGGGGCAAATCGAACGCGGGCTGAACTTGCTTGTCGGCATTGCCCCCACCGACACCCTGACAGAACTCGCCTGGATGGCCCGCAAATGTTTGGAACTCAGGATCTTTTCGGCCCCGGAGAGCGATCGCCCCGACTTATCGATCCAAGACATTCAGGGCGAAATCCTCGTCATTAGCCAGTTCACCCTGTATGGCGACTGCAAAAAAGGTCGCCGCCCCTCCTTTGCCCAGGCCGCCCCGCCCGACCAAGCCGAAATGCTCTATGAACAGTTCGTCGAGATGCTGGCTCAAAGTGGTTTAGTGGTTGAAATGGGGCGATTTGGCGCGACGATGCAAGTCGATATCGTTAATGATGGCCCGTTTACCCTCCTGCTTGAGCGAGAAGCCACCGTTTAGATTGCGTTAAATTGCGCCGTTCAGTCGCGGCTTCGACCCGAGATACCCACCTTTAAGGCAACTGCACCATCATGGCCACATTGGAAGAATTACAAAGCGGCGAAATGCAGGGCGTCAAACGTCTCAGCTTGTCCGATCAGCTCACCCAGTTTCCGCCAGAGATTTTTGGCTTGGCCGATGGTCTAGAGATTTTGGACCTGTCTAACAATCGTCTATCTGCACTGCCTGACGACTTGCCCCGGCTGCATCAGCTCAAGGTACTGTTTCTCAACAATAATCAGTTTGAGGCGGTGCCTGAAGTGCTGGCTCAATGTCCTCAACTTTCCATGATTAGCTTCAAGGCCAATCAGCTCAAGACTTTGAGCGAAACGGCCCTGCCGCTTCAGACCCGGTGGCTAATTCTCACAAATAACCAACTCACGACCTTGCCTGCCTCGCTGGGCCAACTGTCTAAACTACAAAAACTGATGTTGGCAGGTAACCACCTGCAAGCGCTGCCCGAAGAGTTAGCCACCTGCCACAACTTAGAATTGATTCGGCTGGCGGCCAATCAGTTATCGGTCTTGCCCAACTGGCTGTTGTCCTTGCCTCGCCTCGCCTGGTTGGCTTATGCGGGCAATCCCTTTTGTGCTGAGTGGGGCACCGCGTCAAAGCAGTCTCAGGATTTAGAGCCGATTGAGTGGGGCGATCTTACCCTGGCAGAAGAGTTAGGGCAGGGTGCCTCTGGCGTTATTTATCGAGCGGTTTGGCAACGCCAGGGCACCTCTCAGACTGTTGCCGTCAAGGTATTCAAAGGCGATCTCACGAGCGATGGCTCCCCCCTTGATGAAATGCAAGCCTGTATGGCCGCTGGGAGTCACCCTCATTTGGTGAGTGTCTTGGGGCAGGTGGTGAACCATCCAGAGCAAAAAGCGGGACTGGTTTTTCCGTTTATTGAGGCTGACTACAAAACCTTAGGCGGTCCACCGAGCTTGGCCAGTTGTACCCGTGACACGTATGCACCAGAGACTCAGTTTCCCTTAGCGGTGAGCCTCCGAATCGTTAGTGGTATTGCCGCTGCCGTGGCTCATTTGCATGATTGCGGCATTCTTCATGGTGATCTCTACGCGCACAACATTTTGTCGCGCACGAGTGGAGACAGTTTTTTGAGCGATTTTGGGGCGGCGGGATTTTTTGACCCCACCGATCTGCACCTCAGTTCGGCGTTGGCTCGCATTGAAGTTAGGGCATTTGGCTGTCTGTTAGAAGACCTGCTAGACCGTTGCCCCCCGCCCGATCTTGCCGCCCAGGGCGATCGCTGGCAAACTCTGAAACATTTGCAGCAAGCCTGTTTGTCTCATCAGCCTAGCGATCGCCCAACCTGGCGGCATCTGCTTGAGACCTTGGACAGCTTGGTAATTGAGCCATAAACGAACCCGGCAAACGCGATCGCGCTTGCCGGGCTGTTAGGGGAATGAAACGAAACGATAGGGCCGAAAATTTCGGTTAGCGAAACTAGCTACCAAATTTTTCGAGCAGGCGCTGCACAATCTGCATGCCCGTAAGTGCTTGCCAGCCAAATAAGCCGACCAAAATCACGTTCAAGGCAATGTGAGCGGATCTTGCTGCGTCATTTCCCTTTTGCATAAAGGGCACCAACGAGGCCGAAGTGGCGATCATGCCGGTCATCCCCAGCCCCACCAGCAAATGCGGGCCGACAAATAACTTGCCATTGCTGACGTAGGTCGCCCCCATGCCGCCGATGCAGCCCAACACCATCAGAGCCAGCAATGCCGAGCCCCACTGATGGTGACGAATATTAAATTTGCCCTTGATTAATTCTTTTTTGGCATCGCCTTCTGCCTTACGGGTTTGACGAATTTTAAACCCGAGGTACATGGCATAAACACTCAGGGCCAACAAAACCCACATAAAGAGGGGGTGAAAAAAGTCTAAATAAGGCTTAAACGGTTCCAATGGGCCAATGTCCATATTGCTTACCCTTCCTAACAGCTGCTCTCGTACACAAAAATTATAGATTGCTGGCTCACTGAGAGCTACCTCACCATTCGACAGCATGATGCAGATTGTCCCTGATGGGGCGAGATCGGGCGTGGCCCTGCCCTCAATCTCGACTCGTGACTTTCCGGATCCACAGCACCATCCGTTCATCCAAGGTATGTAAAGCGTTTCTTCACATTCGGTGAGGAATGCTTTACGACCAAGTAAATTGATTGAACGGTCGCGCTTTTCTTCGTTGATCTGAACACTTTGTTTGCATCAGTGGCGCAACGTGATTCTTGGAAATATTGCCTGTGGTGAAAGTTGTCGAGTTTCCTCGTTTGAATAGGTCAAATAAGGCAAATATTGCCTACGCAACTTTCGCAACAATTTTTTCCATGAAATGCCTTGTGATTCACAGTTGATGGCTGAACGTGACAATTAAGTTGACACTCTCAGCTTTTAAGAAGCGAATTGATCTAGATGAGCGATCAGTATAAAAAACTGTTTGAGCTGTGCTCCGAAGCCTGCCTGATAACGACTGCGGACGGTCGCGTTGAAGAGGCCAATGAGGCGGCTCAAAACTTGCTAGGTGGTTCTTTAGAGGCATTATGCGGGCAGCATTTGTCGCAATTTGTAGTAGCGGCAGAGCGATCGCGACTTCAGCAGCGATTAGCTTATATGGCAACGGCTGCGCAGATCCCTGCTTGGGAGATGTCATTTCAAACCGCTACGCAACCCGTTCGCGTGCAGGTTAATGCCGATTGTATTGCGACATCGCAGGGCCAGTTAATTGTGTGCTGGTGTTTGAAAAAACTGCAAGAATCCCAAATCATCTCTGAGGTGATGCGACAGAGCAATCAAGCGGTTGATGCGGCGATTCACGCCGAGACTCAGGAACTGAAAAGAATTAATCGTGCCCTGCAACAAAAGATCAAAATCCTGCGGCGACAGCGCCAGTTAACTCAGCAAGAATTATCACAAGAACGGCTGATTGACACGATTTCTCAGCGCATCTATGAGTGTACGGAGTTAGATGAAATTTTAGACACCACGGTGGCCCAAGTGCGGTTGTTTTTGCGCACTGATCGGGTCGTGCTTTATCGCTTTAAACCAGATTGGAGCGGTACTGTGGCCGTTGAGTCTGTCTCGCCAGGGGTGATGCCCATTCTCTACACTCACATCGAAGAGTCCTGCTTCCGTGATGGCTACATTTCTCTCTACGAACAAGGCCGCGTGCGGGCGATCGCAGATATCTACACTGCTGAGATTGATGCTTGCCATCTTGAGCTGTTGCGGGGCTTTGGCGTGCGAGCCAATCTGGTGGTGCCCGTGCTGCAAGAGGGCCGGTTGTGGGGGTTGTTGATTGCCCATCACTGCCGCAGCCCGCGCTGTTGGAGCGAGACTGAAATTCAACTGTTGTCTAAAATCGCCATGCAGTTTGGTATTGCGGTCTATCAGGCCGAACTGTATGAACACTGGCAAACCCTCGCAACGATGGATGGCCTGACGGGGGTGGCCAATCGTCGTCGATTTGATCACTATTTAGAAGAGTGCTGGCAAGAGCAACAGACCCGGGGCAGCACGTTGACGCTGATTTTGGCCGACATTGATTTTTTCAAACAGTACAACGACTGCTATGGTCATCCCGCCGGAGATACCTGCCTCAAACGAGTG
Protein-coding regions in this window:
- a CDS encoding DUF4079 domain-containing protein, with protein sequence MDIGPLEPFKPYLDFFHPLFMWVLLALSVYAMYLGFKIRQTRKAEGDAKKELIKGKFNIRHHQWGSALLALMVLGCIGGMGATYVSNGKLFVGPHLLVGLGMTGMIATSASLVPFMQKGNDAARSAHIALNVILVGLFGWQALTGMQIVQRLLEKFGS
- a CDS encoding lipid-A-disaccharide synthase-related protein produces the protein MVGRLLCISNGHGEDAIALRILSELRSRHPTVDLAALPLVGEGTSFQKQQIPLIAATKTLPSGGFIYMDSRQLARDLKGGLVQLTLRQLKALKQWAREEGTVLAVGDVIPAAFAWWSGLPYAVIGTAKSAYYLRDEQGPLADLPWYAGWAGSMYLPWERWLMSRDRCRAAIVRDELTRVELQQLGVPQVFAGNPMMDGLAATPQLVALQPENPESLTVALLPGSRSPEAYDNWQIIVTAMDSVLRQFAPRAIQFLGAIAPALDLTPLRSALAAAHWQPDPQHPETQFTQANGRVILTQTAYADCLQAADAAIAMAGTATEQFVGLGKPAFITPGAGPQFNPTFAQLQTRLLGPSVILVPCAADIGSALADVLADRDRLDTIRHNGQRRMGPPGAAAAIAQRLAEQLLQLPEPSTEATVAPTGPESAEV
- a CDS encoding diguanylate cyclase domain-containing protein; this encodes MSDQYKKLFELCSEACLITTADGRVEEANEAAQNLLGGSLEALCGQHLSQFVVAAERSRLQQRLAYMATAAQIPAWEMSFQTATQPVRVQVNADCIATSQGQLIVCWCLKKLQESQIISEVMRQSNQAVDAAIHAETQELKRINRALQQKIKILRRQRQLTQQELSQERLIDTISQRIYECTELDEILDTTVAQVRLFLRTDRVVLYRFKPDWSGTVAVESVSPGVMPILYTHIEESCFRDGYISLYEQGRVRAIADIYTAEIDACHLELLRGFGVRANLVVPVLQEGRLWGLLIAHHCRSPRCWSETEIQLLSKIAMQFGIAVYQAELYEHWQTLATMDGLTGVANRRRFDHYLEECWQEQQTRGSTLTLILADIDFFKQYNDCYGHPAGDTCLKRVASTIQSVFRRSQDLVARYGGEEFVILLPDTEEDAAVELLGLLRRRLQALAIQHQESHYGYLTLSFGLASMTPRLAIAPTDLLNLADRALYQAKAQGRNRIALPTP
- a CDS encoding leucine-rich repeat-containing protein kinase family protein, with the translated sequence MATLEELQSGEMQGVKRLSLSDQLTQFPPEIFGLADGLEILDLSNNRLSALPDDLPRLHQLKVLFLNNNQFEAVPEVLAQCPQLSMISFKANQLKTLSETALPLQTRWLILTNNQLTTLPASLGQLSKLQKLMLAGNHLQALPEELATCHNLELIRLAANQLSVLPNWLLSLPRLAWLAYAGNPFCAEWGTASKQSQDLEPIEWGDLTLAEELGQGASGVIYRAVWQRQGTSQTVAVKVFKGDLTSDGSPLDEMQACMAAGSHPHLVSVLGQVVNHPEQKAGLVFPFIEADYKTLGGPPSLASCTRDTYAPETQFPLAVSLRIVSGIAAAVAHLHDCGILHGDLYAHNILSRTSGDSFLSDFGAAGFFDPTDLHLSSALARIEVRAFGCLLEDLLDRCPPPDLAAQGDRWQTLKHLQQACLSHQPSDRPTWRHLLETLDSLVIEP
- the dtd gene encoding D-aminoacyl-tRNA deacylase — encoded protein: MRVVVQRVQSSSVSVAGEIVGQIERGLNLLVGIAPTDTLTELAWMARKCLELRIFSAPESDRPDLSIQDIQGEILVISQFTLYGDCKKGRRPSFAQAAPPDQAEMLYEQFVEMLAQSGLVVEMGRFGATMQVDIVNDGPFTLLLEREATV